From Leptolyngbyaceae cyanobacterium, one genomic window encodes:
- a CDS encoding FAD-dependent oxidoreductase, with protein MNQLSRYGLSQPISRRTLFKMFGVGAVSGVVGYSRFSKPKPTIFQQDTLDLPFWVSQPLSVVVVGGGLAGLACAYELSQRGFAVTLLERAPQLGGKIASWPIEVGDETFMMEHGFHGFFPQYYNLKSLVAELGIKDNFLDLKFYSVVYKDSKYKPEIFRPSHSAFPWNIVDLGVSSPNRLQWGINLTKWEHWQVFRAITGFQTERTFQNLDNISVAEWVEKDFPRGLYDLYFLPFAKSSLNAPDEMSVGELMQFFHFYFFGNPEGLAFNGTKQDMGTSLVQPIARSIESKGGKIVTGATVREINCVDGKIAKLSYQQGDGVSDVPFWVKRNSVISDNKIEYFGAGDEVFAVKAGTEEAISLTCTHQGCTVHREANGEFHCPCHGAVFDAEGKVVKGPAKRDLAKFKIVERQPENLQLVAAVQSSQQVLVDTIQADYYVIATDVPGVQHLFSLIDGDVNQVTKRQVEKLKVADPFAVCRFWFDRDFEWKQSWFTSLSGYRLTDSITLYHRIQEQFIAWANKTGGSVVELHAYCYKEKEFPTQEALLTTFEEELYEIVPELKGANILHRELVNQKNFSGYPPNSYAERPKTSTAVPNLFFAGDWVKMPFPCGLMERAVSSGLLAANEILHQEGLKRRPLLSVNPEGVLKI; from the coding sequence ATGAATCAATTATCAAGGTACGGGCTTTCGCAGCCCATTTCTCGACGCACCCTGTTCAAGATGTTTGGTGTAGGTGCGGTGAGCGGTGTCGTAGGATACTCTCGGTTTTCTAAGCCGAAGCCAACTATCTTTCAGCAAGATACCTTAGATTTGCCTTTTTGGGTTAGTCAGCCTCTTAGTGTGGTAGTAGTTGGGGGTGGATTGGCAGGATTAGCCTGTGCCTACGAACTTAGTCAAAGAGGTTTTGCGGTTACTCTTTTGGAGCGTGCGCCTCAGTTGGGAGGTAAAATCGCTAGTTGGCCGATTGAAGTTGGCGATGAAACTTTTATGATGGAACATGGGTTTCACGGCTTTTTTCCTCAGTACTATAACTTAAAAAGTTTAGTAGCAGAGTTGGGAATTAAAGACAATTTTCTGGATTTAAAATTTTACTCTGTTGTCTATAAAGATAGTAAATATAAACCAGAAATTTTCCGACCTAGCCATTCTGCTTTTCCTTGGAATATAGTTGATTTAGGGGTGTCATCTCCTAATCGGCTACAGTGGGGAATTAATTTAACTAAGTGGGAACATTGGCAAGTTTTTCGCGCTATTACAGGTTTTCAAACTGAGCGAACTTTTCAGAACCTCGATAATATATCAGTTGCGGAATGGGTGGAAAAGGATTTTCCGAGAGGTTTGTATGACCTTTACTTTTTGCCGTTTGCTAAGTCTAGTTTAAATGCTCCCGATGAAATGAGTGTGGGGGAATTAATGCAGTTTTTCCACTTCTATTTCTTTGGTAATCCAGAGGGGTTGGCTTTTAATGGTACTAAACAAGATATGGGAACTAGTTTGGTGCAACCGATTGCGAGGTCAATTGAGAGTAAAGGTGGAAAAATTGTTACTGGTGCAACCGTTAGAGAAATAAACTGTGTAGACGGTAAAATTGCCAAATTAAGTTATCAGCAAGGTGATGGAGTAAGTGATGTTCCGTTTTGGGTGAAGCGCAACTCTGTTATCAGCGATAATAAAATTGAGTATTTTGGTGCTGGCGATGAAGTGTTTGCCGTTAAAGCTGGAACAGAGGAAGCAATTTCGCTAACTTGTACTCATCAAGGTTGTACTGTTCACAGAGAGGCTAATGGAGAGTTTCATTGCCCTTGCCACGGTGCCGTATTCGATGCTGAAGGTAAAGTGGTAAAAGGGCCAGCTAAGAGGGATTTGGCTAAGTTTAAAATTGTGGAACGTCAGCCAGAAAATTTGCAATTAGTCGCAGCAGTTCAGTCATCACAACAAGTTTTGGTTGATACTATTCAGGCTGATTATTATGTGATTGCTACGGATGTACCGGGAGTTCAACATCTGTTTAGTTTGATCGATGGTGATGTGAATCAGGTAACGAAAAGACAGGTGGAAAAATTGAAAGTAGCTGATCCTTTTGCTGTTTGTCGTTTCTGGTTTGATCGGGATTTTGAATGGAAGCAAAGTTGGTTCACTTCTCTATCAGGTTATCGGTTAACTGATAGTATTACCCTTTATCATCGGATTCAGGAGCAATTCATTGCATGGGCGAATAAAACTGGTGGTAGTGTAGTTGAGTTACACGCTTATTGTTATAAGGAAAAGGAGTTTCCGACACAGGAAGCTTTGCTGACAACTTTTGAAGAGGAGTTGTATGAAATTGTGCCTGAATTAAAAGGGGCAAATATTTTACATCGGGAATTGGTGAATCAGAAAAATTTCTCTGGTTATCCACCTAATAGTTATGCGGAACGTCCAAAGACTAGCACGGCGGTTCCTAATTTGTTTTTTGCTGGTGATTGGGTGAAAATGCCTTTTCCTTGTGGGTTGATGGAAAGGGCGGTTAGTAGTGGTTTATTGGCTGCTAATGAGATTTTGCATCAGGAGGGTTTAAAGAGGCGTCCTTTGTTATCGGTGAATCCTGAAGGTGTTTTGAAAATCTGA
- a CDS encoding serine/threonine-protein kinase has translation MLLKDRYRATDFLGAGGMGRNFLAIDEDTPSKKRCVIKQFSPHPDIVSNPTAFEKAVELFNREAAMLDRLGDESAQIPRLLAYLEQDKRLYFVQEFIDGQNLLKELEEKGIYKEAQIYQLLNDLLPVLKFIHERDVIHRDIKPENIMRRQNGQLVLIDFGISKELSGTVSSLGTTVGTLGYAPPEQMTYGVAYPASDIYALGVTCIHLMTNVCPDKLFNPQENRWLWRNVLASNNIDISQQLENILEKMLKTDLGERYKSVDEIVKDLNPIMVGIWYGEFDNAPASLTITDQLGNSFSGVLTVQYSKGLSRIEIKGNLDHKTNNLNIKEIRVLSEPERGVWVLGKNKGQLSSNKKQISGTGEGYSSYSWSFSKAGENDEIWYGEFENYPATLFIHRHSDEYFDGTLAAFHSNGLTYVAIQGNVNIKTNQVTIQEDSMLPQSRSFDWTLGKNRGIMSLDGKKMIGKGHAPPLKPYWWSFSKEDMNSFS, from the coding sequence ATGTTGCTGAAAGATCGCTACCGGGCTACTGATTTTCTGGGTGCTGGCGGTATGGGCAGAAATTTTTTAGCGATTGATGAAGACACGCCATCAAAAAAGCGCTGTGTTATTAAACAGTTTTCTCCACATCCCGATATAGTTAGTAATCCAACAGCTTTTGAGAAAGCTGTTGAACTATTTAACCGTGAAGCGGCGATGCTCGATCGACTGGGCGATGAGTCTGCCCAAATTCCTCGATTGTTGGCATATTTGGAACAAGATAAACGCTTATATTTTGTGCAGGAATTTATTGACGGGCAAAATTTACTAAAGGAATTAGAAGAAAAGGGAATATACAAAGAAGCGCAAATTTATCAGTTATTAAATGATTTGCTACCAGTCCTGAAATTTATACACGAGCGGGATGTAATTCACCGGGATATTAAGCCTGAAAATATTATGCGCCGCCAAAATGGTCAACTGGTGCTGATTGATTTTGGTATTTCCAAAGAATTGAGTGGAACAGTAAGTTCTTTGGGGACAACTGTGGGAACTTTGGGTTATGCACCACCGGAACAAATGACTTATGGTGTAGCTTATCCCGCAAGTGATATTTATGCTTTGGGCGTAACTTGTATTCATTTAATGACTAATGTTTGTCCAGATAAATTATTTAATCCCCAGGAAAATAGGTGGTTATGGCGAAATGTTTTGGCATCAAATAATATTGATATTAGTCAGCAATTGGAGAATATTTTAGAGAAGATGCTGAAAACAGATCTAGGGGAAAGGTATAAATCAGTTGATGAAATAGTGAAAGATTTAAATCCTATAATGGTTGGGATTTGGTATGGCGAGTTTGACAATGCTCCTGCTAGTCTGACTATTACCGATCAATTAGGTAATTCGTTTAGTGGAGTTCTCACAGTTCAATATAGTAAAGGTCTTTCTCGTATCGAAATTAAAGGCAACCTTGACCACAAAACAAATAATTTGAATATAAAAGAAATCCGTGTATTATCAGAACCTGAGCGAGGAGTATGGGTACTAGGGAAAAACAAAGGGCAGTTGTCATCAAATAAAAAACAAATATCTGGCACAGGGGAAGGCTACAGTTCATACTCTTGGTCATTCTCTAAAGCAGGAGAAAATGATGAAATTTGGTATGGCGAATTTGAAAATTACCCTGCTACTCTTTTTATTCATCGCCACTCAGATGAATATTTCGATGGAACTTTAGCAGCTTTTCACTCAAATGGTCTAACTTACGTTGCTATTCAAGGAAACGTTAATATTAAAACAAATCAAGTAACAATACAAGAAGATAGTATGCTTCCGCAATCTCGGTCATTTGACTGGACACTTGGAAAAAATCGAGGAATTATGTCATTGGATGGAAAAAAAATGATAGGAAAGGGTCATGCTCCTCCTTTAAAGCCATACTGGTGGTCATTTTCTAAGGAAGATATGAATAGTTTTTCTTAG
- a CDS encoding DUF1830 domain-containing protein, which translates to MAQILDSVPSERADRIFCCYVNTTSQIQIARISNITNWYFERVIFPGQRLIFEAPPEAHLEIHTGKVSSAILSDNISCLDLQIKEFADQFV; encoded by the coding sequence ATGGCTCAAATTCTCGATTCTGTCCCCTCCGAACGTGCTGACCGCATTTTCTGCTGCTATGTCAACACTACCAGTCAAATCCAGATCGCTCGCATCTCAAATATTACCAACTGGTATTTTGAGCGAGTGATCTTTCCAGGACAACGGCTAATTTTTGAAGCTCCCCCAGAAGCTCACCTAGAAATTCATACAGGTAAAGTTTCTAGCGCCATATTATCTGATAATATTTCTTGCCTTGACCTGCAAATTAAAGAATTTGCAGATCAATTCGTCTAA
- a CDS encoding DUF6334 family protein, producing the protein MATDEFPIGQLLTAVSILEDKEFSSNELCLDKIQLFFQDTTVTLLPIVDTDEIKIIQETTNTPSAKNTPSWCQSLLGKKLMTVWICENDQGYRDQIIFAFEYMRPSIAFVAEGSVLKAFRHELISLVKTETQLQHSPV; encoded by the coding sequence ATGGCAACAGATGAATTTCCGATCGGACAACTTCTAACAGCAGTATCAATACTAGAAGATAAAGAATTTTCTAGCAATGAACTCTGCCTGGATAAAATTCAATTATTCTTTCAAGATACTACAGTTACCCTGCTACCAATTGTCGATACTGATGAAATAAAAATAATACAGGAAACAACTAACACACCTTCTGCGAAAAATACTCCATCTTGGTGTCAGTCTTTACTTGGTAAAAAGCTGATGACTGTTTGGATATGCGAAAATGACCAAGGTTATCGAGATCAAATAATTTTCGCTTTCGAGTATATGCGTCCCAGCATTGCTTTTGTTGCTGAAGGTTCGGTTCTCAAAGCTTTTCGCCACGAACTAATATCCCTTGTAAAAACTGAAACTCAGTTGCAACACAGCCCAGTTTAG
- the glyS gene encoding glycine--tRNA ligase subunit beta, which yields MSTFLLEVGTEELPAKFVGDAIQQWQTLIPNSLSEQYLTSNAIYVYGTPRRLAVLIEGLPAQQPDRVEEIKGPPAAAAFKDGQPTKAAEGFARKQGVALEALEVRPTDKGDFVFVQQNIPGRATADILKELVPQWIVKLEGKRFMRWGDGDIRFSRPIAWLVTLLDDVVLPVEIDNGSEIIKSDRISHAHRVLHPEPIAIPHANDYIECLRSGCVEVNPEVRKAKIQEQVAAVSQQQNGYTEIYPNLLAEVTNLVEWPTAVVGKFDDEFLVLPAEVTTTVMVTHQRYFPLFKTAEAKELLPNFITVSNGDPAKSDIIAAGNERVIRARLADGQYFYKSDLAKPLESYVPQLEKVTFQEDLGSVRAKVDRITKIAGKISEQLQLKAEDSQNIQRAAFLCKADLVTQMVGEFPELQGVMGQKYAAASGENEAVANAIFEHYLPRGAGDKLPESITGQVVGLADRFDTLVSIFGLGMLPTGSSDPFALRRAANAIVNITWTAELPLNLQQLLEQIVADFVAAYPKTNGDELLQQLQEFFIQRIRTLLQEDRGIDYDLVNAVLGENDSEYTERALKDLLDVRNRATFLQEIRNNGKLSEIYETVNRSTRLAAQGNLDKQQLEPTSVVNPGLFQKASEQAFYDAIVQLVPQTKASQAQRNYQQLVDALSEITPKVSTFFDGAESVLVMDENLEIRGNRLNLLGLLRNHARVLADFGPIVKS from the coding sequence ATGTCTACCTTTTTATTAGAAGTCGGTACAGAAGAACTTCCTGCTAAGTTTGTGGGGGATGCTATCCAACAATGGCAAACTCTCATCCCCAATAGCCTTAGCGAACAATACTTGACAAGTAACGCAATTTATGTATACGGTACGCCTCGCCGTCTAGCGGTTTTGATTGAAGGACTACCCGCCCAGCAGCCCGATCGCGTAGAAGAGATTAAAGGGCCACCTGCGGCGGCGGCGTTTAAGGATGGACAACCTACGAAGGCGGCGGAAGGTTTTGCTAGGAAGCAGGGCGTGGCGTTGGAGGCGTTGGAAGTACGCCCTACGGATAAGGGCGATTTCGTGTTTGTCCAGCAAAACATTCCGGGACGGGCTACGGCGGATATTTTGAAGGAATTGGTGCCCCAGTGGATTGTTAAGCTGGAGGGCAAGCGGTTTATGCGTTGGGGGGATGGGGATATTCGGTTTTCTCGTCCGATCGCATGGTTGGTAACATTATTAGATGATGTGGTGTTGCCAGTGGAAATTGACAATGGATCGGAGATAATTAAGAGCGATCGCATTTCTCACGCCCATCGAGTACTACATCCCGAACCGATCGCGATTCCCCACGCTAATGATTATATAGAGTGTTTGCGATCGGGTTGTGTGGAAGTTAACCCAGAAGTACGAAAAGCAAAAATTCAAGAACAAGTTGCAGCCGTTTCTCAACAGCAAAATGGCTACACGGAAATTTATCCAAATTTATTAGCAGAAGTGACTAATTTGGTAGAATGGCCTACTGCTGTGGTAGGTAAATTTGATGATGAATTTTTAGTATTACCTGCGGAAGTAACTACTACAGTGATGGTAACTCATCAACGTTATTTTCCGCTTTTTAAAACGGCAGAAGCCAAAGAATTGTTACCAAATTTTATCACCGTTTCTAATGGCGATCCGGCGAAATCTGATATCATCGCTGCTGGTAACGAACGGGTGATTCGGGCGAGATTGGCAGATGGGCAGTATTTCTATAAATCAGACCTTGCTAAACCTTTAGAAAGTTACGTTCCCCAATTAGAAAAAGTGACATTCCAAGAAGATTTGGGAAGTGTCAGGGCAAAAGTCGATCGCATTACCAAAATTGCCGGAAAAATTAGCGAACAATTACAATTAAAGGCTGAAGATAGCCAAAATATTCAACGTGCGGCTTTCCTCTGTAAAGCTGACCTCGTTACTCAAATGGTAGGAGAATTTCCAGAATTGCAAGGAGTGATGGGGCAGAAATATGCAGCCGCCAGTGGTGAAAATGAAGCCGTCGCTAACGCAATTTTTGAACATTATTTGCCAAGAGGTGCAGGGGACAAATTACCGGAGAGTATCACGGGTCAAGTTGTTGGTTTAGCAGATAGATTCGATACATTAGTTAGCATTTTCGGTTTGGGAATGTTGCCTACTGGTTCATCCGATCCATTCGCATTACGTCGGGCTGCCAATGCTATTGTTAACATCACTTGGACGGCAGAATTACCGCTGAATCTGCAACAATTATTAGAGCAGATTGTAGCTGATTTTGTGGCAGCTTATCCGAAAACTAACGGTGATGAATTGTTGCAACAATTGCAGGAATTTTTCATTCAGCGCATCCGCACTTTACTCCAAGAAGATCGAGGTATAGATTACGATTTGGTGAATGCGGTTTTGGGAGAGAATGACTCGGAATATACGGAACGGGCGTTAAAAGATTTGTTGGATGTGCGAAATCGTGCTACGTTTTTACAAGAAATTCGTAACAATGGGAAGTTATCGGAAATTTACGAAACCGTTAATCGTTCTACTCGTCTTGCTGCACAAGGAAATTTAGATAAACAACAGCTAGAACCTACATCTGTTGTTAATCCTGGGTTATTCCAAAAAGCATCGGAACAAGCTTTTTATGATGCGATCGTACAACTCGTTCCGCAAACTAAAGCATCTCAAGCACAACGTAATTATCAACAATTGGTTGATGCTTTGAGTGAAATTACTCCCAAGGTTAGCACATTTTTTGATGGCGCAGAAAGCGTGTTAGTTATGGATGAGAATTTGGAAATCAGAGGTAATCGTTTGAATTTGTTGGGATTGCTGCGAAATCATGCGCGAGTACTAGCAGATTTTGGGCCGATCGTGAAAAGCTAA
- a CDS encoding DUF6335 family protein: MAEQTNQQTSDINQEALVLDLPQEITESYGTGVKEEPGSNIGTRRLRDEEKLYTSTSPELSGGDVDAAWERASTEGEEAVGGTAATPDQSVVDELGSALGIEMDDRSFLWTTEMLEQRDDRRWELDPTSSEDYQERRE, translated from the coding sequence ATGGCTGAACAGACAAATCAACAAACATCCGATATAAACCAAGAAGCTTTGGTTTTAGATCTACCTCAAGAAATTACGGAGTCTTATGGAACGGGAGTGAAGGAAGAACCAGGTTCCAACATCGGTACGCGAAGACTGCGGGATGAAGAAAAACTATATACATCTACCAGTCCCGAACTATCTGGCGGCGATGTAGATGCAGCTTGGGAAAGAGCTAGTACGGAAGGAGAGGAAGCAGTTGGTGGAACGGCTGCTACTCCCGATCAAAGCGTTGTTGATGAGTTGGGGAGTGCTTTGGGAATCGAGATGGACGATCGCTCTTTTCTCTGGACAACAGAAATGTTAGAACAAAGAGACGATCGTCGTTGGGAATTAGATCCTACATCTTCAGAAGATTACCAAGAACGCCGCGAGTAA
- a CDS encoding DUF6335 family protein — MQASPQENKTVDIGIPKVLGHNVGTHPLLEELSLYTSTSPRLSGGDVDAAWYQAESVGDEAVGGSVATPDQNIVDELGAAVGLEMDNFTYLHTTEIIEQRDDKRWELDPNSAEDYQERRYR, encoded by the coding sequence TTGCAGGCTTCGCCGCAGGAGAATAAGACTGTGGATATAGGTATTCCCAAAGTGCTAGGACATAATGTTGGCACTCATCCTTTACTTGAAGAATTAAGTTTGTACACCTCTACTAGTCCCCGATTATCTGGAGGTGATGTAGATGCTGCTTGGTATCAAGCAGAATCGGTAGGTGATGAAGCAGTAGGTGGTTCCGTCGCTACTCCCGATCAAAATATAGTTGATGAATTGGGAGCGGCTGTCGGGCTGGAAATGGATAATTTCACATATCTTCATACGACAGAGATTATCGAGCAACGAGATGATAAACGATGGGAATTAGACCCTAATTCTGCTGAAGATTACCAAGAACGTCGCTATAGATAG
- the murD gene encoding UDP-N-acetylmuramoyl-L-alanine--D-glutamate ligase, which yields MPNAHIIGLGRSGIAAARVLTREGYSVTVSDRNSSETLQAQQQELVNEGITVKLGYSLSLEEADLPQLIVVSPGVPWDAPILLRARELGIETIGEMELAWRYIKSPWVAITGTNGKTTTTALIAAIFQAAGCNAPACGNIGYAACELALADTPPDWVVAEISSYQIESSSSVAPKIGVWTTFTPDHLSRHKTLENYFNIKAHLLTQSEYQVFNGDDPYLRNNAPKLFPNAYWTSVKGKADLVSGKGAYIEDGWVLFESEKILPANSLKMVGEHNQQNLLMAVAVACLAGIDKNAIAQAITNFPGVSHRLEHICTWEGIDFINDSKATNYDAAEVGLNAVNAPVILIAGGEAKAGDDHGWMKKIQEKTAAVLLIGDAATAFAKRLEEIGYANFEIVETIERAVPKAAELAKKYQAKVVLLSPACASFDQYQNFEQRGEDFRQCCIKFLEEIRTK from the coding sequence ATGCCTAACGCTCATATTATTGGTTTGGGAAGGTCTGGTATCGCGGCGGCGCGAGTCCTCACAAGAGAAGGATACTCGGTAACGGTAAGCGATCGCAATTCCTCCGAAACCCTCCAAGCACAGCAACAAGAACTAGTCAACGAAGGAATTACCGTTAAACTAGGCTATTCCCTGTCATTAGAAGAAGCTGATTTACCTCAGTTAATTGTCGTTAGTCCTGGCGTACCTTGGGATGCACCAATTTTACTTCGCGCCAGAGAGTTAGGCATAGAAACCATTGGGGAAATGGAATTGGCGTGGCGATATATCAAATCACCTTGGGTAGCAATTACGGGTACTAATGGGAAAACGACAACCACTGCTTTAATTGCAGCGATTTTTCAAGCGGCTGGATGTAATGCACCCGCTTGCGGTAACATTGGATATGCTGCTTGCGAATTAGCTTTAGCTGACACACCACCAGATTGGGTAGTCGCGGAAATTAGTAGTTATCAAATTGAATCTTCCTCATCAGTTGCACCAAAAATAGGTGTTTGGACAACTTTTACGCCGGATCACCTCAGTCGTCACAAAACCTTAGAAAATTACTTTAATATCAAAGCGCATTTACTTACTCAGTCTGAATATCAAGTTTTTAATGGGGACGATCCTTATTTGCGAAACAATGCACCCAAACTTTTTCCCAATGCTTACTGGACAAGCGTAAAAGGGAAAGCAGATTTAGTTAGCGGTAAAGGTGCTTATATTGAAGATGGTTGGGTGTTATTTGAAAGTGAGAAAATTTTGCCAGCCAATAGTTTAAAAATGGTGGGAGAACACAACCAACAAAATTTGTTAATGGCGGTAGCAGTAGCGTGTTTAGCAGGAATTGACAAAAATGCGATCGCGCAAGCGATTACCAACTTCCCAGGCGTATCCCATCGTCTCGAACATATCTGTACTTGGGAAGGAATTGATTTTATTAACGATAGCAAAGCAACTAATTACGATGCGGCGGAAGTAGGATTAAACGCCGTTAACGCACCCGTTATTTTAATAGCAGGGGGAGAAGCAAAAGCAGGCGATGATCATGGTTGGATGAAAAAAATTCAAGAAAAAACAGCCGCAGTGTTGCTAATTGGCGACGCTGCGACTGCTTTTGCTAAAAGATTAGAGGAAATTGGTTATGCCAATTTTGAAATAGTAGAAACAATTGAACGTGCTGTTCCTAAAGCGGCTGAATTAGCCAAAAAATATCAAGCCAAAGTTGTTTTATTATCTCCTGCCTGCGCTAGCTTCGACCAGTATCAAAACTTCGAGCAAAGAGGCGAAGATTTTCGTCAATGTTGCATAAAGTTTTTGGAAGAAATTAGGACTAAATAA
- a CDS encoding Uma2 family endonuclease produces the protein MVTLQLRQLGVPPGHRVLFHDVSWQEFEQILEELGEKRPSRLAYINGTLEIRVPLPEHEKAKVIIGDLVKALLDECDRNWEPLGSTTFKREDMAAGIEPDDCFYIQNYAQMIGKTRIDLTIDPPPDLAIEIDVTSKTQVSAYQALGVPEIWRYENGKIQIYLLQSGKYVESQSSPTFPNFPVIEEITPFLKMSQTIGTSQAIREFRKWLREQKNSK, from the coding sequence ATGGTAACGCTGCAACTACGGCAACTTGGCGTACCGCCTGGACATCGAGTATTATTCCATGATGTTAGTTGGCAAGAATTTGAACAGATTTTAGAAGAATTGGGAGAAAAACGTCCTTCTCGATTAGCTTATATTAACGGAACTTTGGAGATTAGGGTGCCGCTACCAGAACATGAGAAAGCTAAAGTAATTATTGGGGACTTAGTGAAAGCTTTGCTTGATGAATGCGATCGCAATTGGGAACCTTTAGGATCGACAACCTTTAAACGAGAAGACATGGCAGCAGGTATTGAGCCAGATGACTGCTTTTACATTCAAAACTATGCTCAAATGATTGGCAAAACTCGCATAGATTTAACTATCGATCCACCACCAGATTTAGCAATAGAAATAGATGTTACATCCAAAACCCAAGTTAGCGCCTATCAAGCCTTGGGAGTACCAGAAATCTGGCGATATGAAAATGGAAAAATCCAAATTTACCTACTGCAATCAGGCAAATATGTAGAGTCTCAAAGCAGCCCAACTTTTCCCAATTTTCCCGTAATTGAAGAAATTACTCCTTTTCTAAAAATGAGTCAAACAATTGGAACAAGTCAAGCAATCAGAGAATTTCGCAAATGGTTAAGAGAACAAAAAAATAGCAAATGA
- a CDS encoding DUF2267 domain-containing protein, with protein MKRNEFIKHVQSVAQLGSQDEAERAVRATLETLAERIVGDEAKDLASQLPSELGEYLHGREGENGQSFSLQEFYQRVSQKERVDPVTAATHARAVFSVLNVAVEPGEFADVVANLSKDYEDLLPVANPTSEA; from the coding sequence ATGAAACGCAATGAGTTTATCAAACACGTTCAAAGCGTAGCTCAGCTTGGTTCGCAGGACGAGGCAGAGCGTGCTGTTCGTGCTACCCTCGAAACCCTTGCTGAAAGAATTGTTGGTGATGAAGCAAAAGATTTAGCTTCTCAATTGCCCTCGGAGTTGGGAGAGTACTTGCACGGTAGAGAAGGAGAAAACGGTCAATCTTTCTCTCTACAAGAATTCTATCAGCGCGTCAGCCAAAAAGAAAGAGTAGATCCGGTGACGGCTGCTACTCATGCTCGCGCTGTCTTCTCCGTATTAAACGTAGCAGTTGAACCTGGTGAATTTGCAGATGTAGTAGCCAATTTATCTAAAGACTACGAAGATTTATTGCCAGTTGCCAACCCAACATCAGAAGCGTAA